A section of the Candidatus Limnocylindrales bacterium genome encodes:
- the hemL gene encoding glutamate-1-semialdehyde 2,1-aminomutase, whose translation MNKTGQTSEMWFARARRVISGGVNSPVRAWSQVGGSPRFVASASASRIRDVEGREYVDYIGSWGPMICGHAQASVVDAISQTARRGTSFGAATAAEVEFAERICARIPSIERVRLVSSGTEATMSALRLARAATGRDGIIKFAGCYHGHSDGLLVRAGSGAMTHGVPDSPGVPKSVGDLTRVAVFNDAESVNRLCDSNVAAVIVEPVAGNMGVVPPDPQFLEDLRSITHERGALLVFDEVMTGFRLGPAGYQSLTDVRPDLTTLGKIIGGGLPLAAYGGRADLMDQISPAGPVYQAGTLSGNPLAVAAGMATLDLLEGEEPYERLEHASAYLEEGLKDALGTRPGCVQRVGSMLTLFFGPGSVRNFEDAMTCDTERFGRFFSALIEEGIWIPPSQFEAWFVSLAHTREDLDATISAAGRALHAID comes from the coding sequence ATGAACAAGACCGGACAGACTTCCGAGATGTGGTTTGCGCGTGCACGACGCGTAATTTCCGGCGGAGTCAACTCACCGGTGCGCGCGTGGTCGCAAGTGGGAGGATCGCCGCGCTTCGTCGCATCTGCATCCGCATCTCGTATTCGCGACGTTGAGGGTCGCGAGTACGTCGACTACATCGGATCGTGGGGACCGATGATCTGCGGTCACGCACAAGCGTCCGTTGTCGACGCCATTTCGCAAACGGCGCGCCGGGGAACCAGTTTTGGAGCGGCGACGGCGGCAGAAGTCGAGTTCGCCGAACGCATTTGTGCGAGGATTCCGTCGATCGAGCGCGTCCGTCTTGTCAGCAGCGGCACGGAGGCCACGATGAGCGCCCTCAGGCTCGCGCGCGCAGCGACCGGTCGCGACGGAATCATCAAGTTCGCCGGCTGCTATCACGGCCATTCGGACGGCCTGCTCGTGCGCGCAGGTTCCGGTGCGATGACGCACGGAGTTCCCGACAGTCCCGGCGTACCGAAAAGTGTCGGGGATCTCACGCGCGTCGCGGTGTTCAACGATGCCGAGTCGGTGAATCGCCTTTGCGATTCGAACGTTGCCGCCGTGATCGTCGAACCGGTCGCCGGCAACATGGGAGTGGTTCCTCCCGATCCGCAATTTCTGGAAGACCTGCGCAGCATTACGCACGAGCGCGGCGCGCTGCTGGTGTTCGATGAAGTGATGACCGGTTTTCGCCTCGGTCCTGCCGGTTACCAAAGTCTTACCGATGTGCGGCCCGATCTTACGACGCTCGGAAAAATCATCGGCGGAGGTTTGCCGCTCGCCGCGTACGGCGGACGCGCAGACCTGATGGATCAGATCAGCCCGGCCGGTCCCGTCTACCAGGCGGGCACGCTCTCCGGGAATCCGCTCGCCGTGGCGGCGGGAATGGCCACGCTCGACCTGCTCGAAGGCGAAGAACCGTACGAGCGGCTCGAGCACGCGTCGGCGTATCTCGAAGAAGGACTGAAGGATGCGCTGGGGACGAGACCCGGCTGCGTGCAGCGGGTCGGCTCCATGCTGACGCTGTTTTTCGGCCCCGGCTCGGTGCGCAACTTCGAAGACGCAATGACCTGCGATACCGAACGCTTCGGACGCTTCTTCTCGGCGCTCATCGAGGAGGGGATCTGGATTCCACCGTCGCAGTTCGAGGCATGGTTCGTCTCGCTCGCGCACACCCGCGAAGATCTCGACGCGACGATCTCGGCCGCCGGCCGGGCCTTGCACGCGATCGATTAA
- a CDS encoding AtpZ/AtpI family protein, with protein sequence MPGPSPGPFRGPSKDRPALMQLMAISWNFGWPVAAGVIVGSWVDGKLGSSPAATLTFGLGAMITAVWRLIALGKQDAVEREHELDAEREKETHQR encoded by the coding sequence ATGCCTGGCCCATCCCCAGGCCCGTTCCGCGGGCCGTCCAAAGACCGCCCCGCGCTGATGCAGCTGATGGCAATTTCGTGGAACTTCGGCTGGCCGGTGGCCGCCGGCGTCATCGTCGGAAGCTGGGTGGACGGCAAGCTCGGCTCCTCACCGGCCGCGACTCTGACCTTCGGTCTGGGAGCGATGATCACGGCGGTGTGGCGGCTGATTGCGCTCGGAAAACAGGACGCCGTCGAGCGCGAGCATGAGCTCGACGCCGAACGCGAAAAGGAAACGCACCAGCGGTGA
- the atpB gene encoding F0F1 ATP synthase subunit A: MEHHPITLHSLVPGLNQLPQQTFYALLAMLVVLAFAYRATQQLEEARAKGTHLTPDRGLTARNLAELLVGGIQSMSQGALGEQGKPYIALFGSFFLFILVSNAMGLIPGFVPPTSNFNITFALGVFSFVAFTIIGIRTQGLGNYIKHFAGPVWWLAFLMFPLEIIGNIFRPISLGMRLFGNMTGDHLVLEIFTDLTKLVIPVIFYFLGAFVSLVQAFVFTLLSMVYVSLAMGHDDEGAGHDHGHADAHDTVPAVAHGHAH; encoded by the coding sequence ATGGAACATCATCCGATCACGCTGCACTCGCTCGTTCCGGGCCTGAATCAGTTGCCGCAGCAGACCTTCTACGCGCTGCTGGCGATGCTCGTCGTGCTCGCGTTCGCCTACAGGGCGACGCAGCAGCTCGAAGAGGCGCGTGCGAAGGGAACGCACCTTACGCCGGACCGCGGGCTTACCGCGCGCAATCTCGCCGAGCTCCTCGTCGGCGGAATCCAGTCGATGTCGCAGGGCGCGCTCGGCGAACAGGGCAAGCCGTACATCGCGCTGTTCGGATCGTTTTTCCTCTTCATCCTCGTCAGCAACGCGATGGGGCTGATTCCCGGGTTCGTGCCGCCAACGAGCAATTTCAACATCACGTTTGCGCTGGGCGTGTTCTCGTTCGTCGCGTTCACGATCATCGGCATCCGCACCCAGGGCCTGGGCAACTACATCAAGCACTTCGCGGGCCCGGTCTGGTGGCTGGCGTTCCTGATGTTTCCGCTCGAGATCATCGGCAACATCTTCCGGCCGATCTCCCTCGGGATGCGTCTTTTCGGCAACATGACCGGCGATCATCTGGTGCTGGAGATCTTCACGGATCTGACGAAGCTCGTGATCCCGGTGATCTTTTATTTCCTGGGCGCATTCGTGTCGCTCGTACAAGCCTTCGTGTTCACGCTGCTCAGCATGGTTTACGTGTCGCTCGCGATGGGTCACGACGATGAAGGCGCCGGGCATGACCATGGTCATGCCGATGCGCATGATACCGTCCCTGCCGTCGCGCACGGGCACGCCCACTGA
- a CDS encoding ATP synthase F0 subunit C, giving the protein MKKMKLFVTVCAGAMLAVLASAPVAMAAEEAGAGGSAGMIALGAGLAIGLGGLGCGMGQGRAVASAMESIGRNPSSVDRLMTPMIIGLALIESIAIYALVIAFSLQGKI; this is encoded by the coding sequence ATGAAGAAAATGAAGTTGTTCGTGACGGTATGTGCGGGCGCGATGCTCGCGGTGCTTGCAAGTGCTCCCGTGGCCATGGCGGCTGAGGAAGCCGGTGCCGGCGGCTCGGCCGGAATGATCGCTCTCGGCGCGGGCCTCGCGATCGGTCTCGGGGGCCTCGGCTGCGGAATGGGCCAGGGTCGTGCGGTGGCTTCGGCCATGGAGTCGATCGGCCGCAACCCGAGCTCGGTCGACCGCCTGATGACGCCGATGATCATCGGTCTCGCGCTGATCGAATCGATCGCGATCTACGCGCTCGTCATCGCGTTCTCGCTGCAGGGCAAGATCTGA